In a single window of the Oscillatoria sp. FACHB-1407 genome:
- a CDS encoding HU family DNA-binding protein, which translates to MKEIPMNKGELVDKVAEKASVTKKQADAVLTAAIDSIMEAVSNGDKVTLVGFGSFEPRERKAREGRNPKTGEAMEIPATKVPAFSAGKLFKEKVAPK; encoded by the coding sequence ATTAAGGAGATTCCCATGAATAAGGGCGAATTAGTCGATAAGGTTGCCGAAAAGGCAAGTGTTACTAAAAAACAGGCGGATGCCGTATTGACCGCCGCGATCGATTCCATTATGGAAGCGGTTTCTAATGGTGATAAGGTGACGCTAGTTGGCTTCGGCTCGTTTGAGCCTCGCGAGCGCAAAGCCCGCGAAGGACGGAACCCCAAAACGGGTGAGGCGATGGAAATTCCAGCTACTAAAGTGCCTGCCTTTTCTGCGGGCAAACTCTTCAAAGAAAAGGTCGCGCCAAAGTAA
- a CDS encoding ELWxxDGT repeat protein → MAGSSFDDAIKISFEGDRFRKTFSGSVSGSNPNVFYRFDVSSDRSRFSDLGVILRGLDDNADLVLFNSRRRVVTFSSNPGDRSEVIGRSAATLNPLRPGTYFLQVKRVEGATDFDLTISLVPLNSNNPDLRPPRPRPTETFSPATLARARRVNIIGRTRIIDDAVGGGNTQDFYRIDLRRFSRVSFFLRDLEANADMDLVNSQGQILRRSFNQGTRQETISVGFNGRNPNITLAPGTYYVRVYRRGSRTPYELNMTAIETTRQAPVNRGATAQLVANVNPGANSSNPTDLVVFNGRLYFTANDGISGRELWSTDGTQNGTRLLLNINPGSASSDPTDLFVFNNRLYFAANNGINGTELWRTDGTVAGTELVRDINPGAASSSPFDFVNYNGQLYFAATDALGRELWRTDGASDVTTAVTQRVADINPTGSSNPADLTVVGNTLFFAADDGLLGNELWSYDGQAANLVRNINPTGSSNPFDLVNFNNTLYFSADDGGILGRELYQSTGTAASTRLFVNLRAGSESSSPSELERVGNFFYFVADDGIRGRELYRSDGTVNGTTLVSDINPGSSGSSPTDLLSVNDSVLYFSALTSTAGRQLFRSGGTVQNTIQVTTSASPNLNPADLVVFNGFIYFAGTTTASGTEIFRVQAPAGSAT, encoded by the coding sequence ATGGCAGGCAGCAGCTTTGATGATGCAATTAAGATCTCCTTTGAGGGCGATCGCTTCCGCAAAACCTTCAGTGGCTCTGTTAGTGGTTCAAACCCCAACGTCTTTTATCGCTTTGATGTCAGTAGCGATCGCAGTCGTTTTAGTGATCTCGGTGTCATTCTGCGCGGCTTAGACGACAATGCTGACCTTGTGCTCTTTAACAGTCGTCGTCGTGTGGTGACGTTTTCAAGTAACCCAGGCGATCGCAGTGAAGTGATTGGTCGTAGTGCGGCTACCTTAAACCCACTGCGACCTGGCACCTATTTTTTACAGGTTAAGCGAGTTGAAGGGGCAACTGATTTTGATCTGACAATTTCGCTGGTGCCGCTCAATAGTAATAATCCAGATTTAAGACCTCCTCGACCTCGACCCACTGAAACCTTTAGTCCTGCAACTCTGGCGCGTGCTCGTCGAGTGAATATCATCGGCAGAACTCGCATCATTGACGATGCGGTAGGGGGTGGCAATACTCAGGATTTTTACCGCATTGACCTGAGGCGATTTAGCCGTGTCTCTTTTTTCCTGAGAGATTTGGAAGCAAACGCAGACATGGATCTGGTCAATAGCCAGGGACAAATTTTACGGCGTAGCTTTAATCAAGGGACTCGTCAGGAAACCATTAGTGTTGGCTTTAATGGGCGCAACCCCAACATTACTTTGGCTCCTGGTACCTACTATGTGCGAGTCTATCGTCGGGGTAGCCGGACTCCTTATGAATTGAACATGACGGCGATCGAGACCACCCGCCAGGCTCCGGTTAACCGAGGGGCAACCGCTCAATTAGTTGCTAACGTCAACCCTGGTGCTAATAGCTCTAACCCCACTGATTTAGTTGTCTTTAACGGACGGTTGTATTTCACGGCGAATGATGGGATTAGCGGTCGCGAATTGTGGAGTACCGATGGCACTCAAAATGGAACACGCCTGCTGCTCAACATTAATCCGGGTTCTGCCAGTTCTGACCCGACGGATCTTTTTGTCTTTAATAATCGGCTCTATTTCGCTGCTAACAATGGCATCAATGGAACCGAGTTGTGGCGCACTGATGGCACCGTAGCCGGAACTGAACTAGTCCGTGATATTAATCCAGGTGCGGCTAGCTCTAGCCCGTTTGACTTTGTTAATTACAATGGGCAACTTTACTTTGCAGCTACAGACGCTCTAGGTAGAGAGTTATGGCGTACGGATGGTGCTAGTGATGTTACCACTGCCGTGACACAACGGGTGGCTGACATCAACCCAACAGGCAGTTCAAACCCTGCTGATCTAACCGTTGTTGGCAACACGCTGTTCTTTGCTGCTGATGATGGTTTGTTGGGCAACGAACTGTGGAGTTATGACGGACAGGCAGCGAACCTGGTGAGAAATATTAATCCCACAGGTAGCTCCAATCCCTTTGATCTAGTGAACTTCAACAATACCCTCTATTTCAGTGCGGATGATGGTGGTATCTTAGGTCGTGAGCTTTATCAAAGTACGGGTACCGCTGCATCCACTCGTTTGTTCGTGAATCTGCGGGCTGGTTCTGAAAGCTCCAGCCCTAGTGAGCTAGAACGAGTGGGTAATTTCTTCTATTTCGTTGCTGATGACGGTATCCGGGGCAGAGAGCTATACCGTAGTGATGGCACCGTCAATGGCACAACCCTGGTGAGTGATATCAACCCTGGTAGCAGTGGTTCTAGTCCCACTGATCTGTTGAGTGTCAATGATAGTGTTCTATACTTCTCAGCCCTGACAAGCACCGCAGGCAGACAGTTATTCCGCAGTGGTGGAACCGTTCAGAACACAATTCAGGTGACAACCTCTGCATCTCCTAACCTGAACCCTGCCGATTTAGTGGTCTTCAATGGCTTTATCTATTTTGCGGGGACGACTACTGCCAGCGGCACAGAAATCTTTAGGGTTCAGGCTCCAGCGGGGTCAGCAACATGA
- a CDS encoding AMIN domain-containing protein, with translation MKQQLGLGSLLGGTAIALIASQPAIAVPTQVTGVQISPSNSGINLVLQTRDGDRPDIFTVSRGNTLVADITNTQLRLPQGNGFLQNNPAPGITSVMIAPLDSNSIRVTINGDASAPAGQVTQRQNGIVMAIDPSGRQAAQSTPVSPNQIAQQPDPAPVPPPLVPAPDVLVPNPQISIDGVPATGRSGVYVPPLQPRAIAPPLGDIAISNIDTSPATIDLNSAERVPRLVLRDAPVRDVLSLLARAAGLNVAYIGELPGATQQAAAAPGEEADTEVRISLDIENEPVQDVFNYVLRVAGLEANRAGRTIFVGPRLPDDARATVARTLRLNQVTATDAANFLTAQGAETQIPFERVEITVVGEGAAARTIESRTPDILALRATEGEGPLLLRGVSISTNERLNTITLVGPPRRIEIATNLLAQLDLRRRQAAINVRIVDVNLLATEDINTSFSFGIGDTFFTSDGGAASFNYGGANPPTRGQFDGSVLTPPIIGTPFPEGVDDPQPFIDAQPDAPFGTGEPQPFGNPPLNDGTIQIPSGQFFRPPFGTNSNPLQGGVTRLNPDGSIEIGLPELFQFPSRFLATLQAQVVSGNAKILTDPTLTVQEGQRAQVRLTTEVFGGFSAQREPIIKNAGLTLDIVLSRIDDNGFVTLAVIPTVSSVANVFNTQQGDIVLLQERRVDSGQLRVRDGQTLILSGIIQETDRATVSKIPILGDIPLLGALFRSTERENTRQEVIVLLTPQVINDSDLSNFGYSYTPGREAQQLLQRQGVQFP, from the coding sequence GTGAAACAACAGCTTGGTCTTGGCAGCCTCTTAGGTGGCACTGCCATTGCACTGATTGCCAGTCAGCCTGCGATCGCCGTGCCTACTCAAGTGACAGGGGTACAAATCAGCCCCTCCAACAGTGGGATTAATTTGGTGTTGCAAACCCGCGATGGCGATCGCCCCGATATTTTCACCGTCAGCCGGGGTAACACACTGGTCGCGGACATTACCAATACCCAACTGCGATTGCCCCAGGGGAATGGGTTTTTGCAAAACAACCCGGCTCCTGGCATTACTTCGGTCATGATTGCGCCGTTAGACTCCAACAGCATTCGGGTCACGATCAACGGTGATGCCTCTGCTCCAGCAGGGCAGGTGACTCAACGGCAAAATGGCATCGTTATGGCGATTGATCCATCCGGGAGACAGGCAGCTCAATCGACCCCGGTTAGCCCCAATCAGATTGCGCAACAGCCTGATCCGGCTCCTGTCCCACCGCCGCTGGTTCCCGCTCCTGACGTGTTAGTGCCCAATCCACAAATCTCGATTGATGGCGTTCCTGCGACAGGTCGAAGTGGTGTGTATGTGCCGCCGCTCCAACCCAGGGCGATCGCTCCACCATTAGGTGACATTGCGATATCGAATATCGACACCTCCCCTGCGACAATTGACCTCAACTCAGCCGAGCGTGTACCCCGTTTGGTTTTGCGGGATGCTCCTGTGCGCGATGTGTTGTCGTTGTTGGCTCGCGCCGCTGGTTTGAACGTGGCTTACATTGGTGAATTACCAGGTGCAACCCAACAAGCAGCGGCGGCTCCTGGCGAAGAAGCGGACACCGAGGTGCGGATCTCCCTCGACATTGAGAATGAACCTGTCCAGGATGTTTTCAACTATGTACTGCGGGTTGCAGGTTTAGAGGCAAACCGGGCTGGGCGTACCATTTTTGTGGGTCCTCGTTTACCCGATGATGCACGGGCTACGGTGGCTCGTACCCTCCGGCTTAACCAGGTGACTGCTACTGATGCTGCCAACTTCCTGACGGCTCAGGGAGCTGAAACCCAAATTCCGTTTGAGCGAGTCGAAATTACGGTAGTGGGTGAGGGTGCTGCTGCTCGGACGATTGAAAGCCGGACTCCTGATATCCTGGCTCTACGCGCGACTGAAGGGGAAGGCCCTCTCTTGTTGAGAGGCGTGTCCATCTCGACTAATGAACGTCTGAATACCATTACGTTGGTGGGTCCACCCCGTCGCATTGAGATCGCCACCAACTTGTTGGCTCAACTCGATCTGCGTCGTCGTCAAGCCGCAATTAATGTCCGCATTGTAGACGTCAACTTGCTGGCTACAGAAGACATTAACACCAGCTTCTCCTTTGGCATTGGAGATACCTTCTTTACCAGTGATGGGGGTGCTGCGAGCTTCAACTATGGGGGTGCCAATCCACCCACCCGTGGTCAATTTGATGGCAGTGTGTTGACTCCACCCATCATTGGTACGCCTTTCCCAGAGGGGGTTGACGATCCGCAGCCGTTCATTGATGCTCAGCCCGATGCCCCCTTTGGAACGGGTGAACCTCAACCCTTTGGTAACCCACCCTTAAACGACGGTACGATTCAAATCCCTAGTGGTCAGTTCTTCCGCCCACCATTTGGCACCAACTCTAACCCCCTCCAGGGCGGTGTAACCCGACTCAACCCAGATGGCAGTATTGAGATTGGTCTGCCGGAATTGTTCCAATTCCCCAGTCGCTTCCTCGCAACCCTCCAGGCGCAAGTGGTTAGCGGTAACGCTAAGATCTTGACCGACCCGACCTTGACGGTTCAGGAAGGGCAACGGGCACAGGTGCGGCTCACGACAGAGGTGTTTGGTGGCTTTTCGGCTCAGCGGGAACCGATTATTAAGAATGCGGGTCTAACGCTTGATATCGTTCTCAGTCGGATTGACGATAATGGCTTTGTGACGCTGGCGGTGATTCCTACAGTATCCTCCGTGGCGAACGTCTTTAATACGCAGCAGGGTGACATCGTGCTACTGCAAGAACGCCGAGTTGACTCCGGTCAGTTGCGGGTGCGAGATGGACAAACGCTGATTCTCTCTGGAATTATCCAGGAAACAGATCGCGCTACTGTCTCCAAGATTCCTATTCTGGGTGACATTCCTCTGTTAGGTGCTCTGTTTAGAAGCACTGAACGGGAAAATACTCGACAAGAAGTGATCGTGTTATTGACTCCCCAGGTCATTAATGACTCTGACTTGTCTAACTTTGGTTATAGCTATACTCCCGGACGTGAAGCGCAGCAGTTGTTGCAACGTCAGGGTGTGCAGTTCCCCTAA
- a CDS encoding M28 family peptidase, with product MRQQNGMSGKRHRPPLINRAAIARLAVIGITILVAIAAIWLLLLRMPGQSYRGELTPLSQSAIVLRDRLRQEVTRLATDIGHRNALNPQRLTQSTEFLTEALTEAGYTVRLQDYQIDGQPFYNLEVERLGTQHPDEIVVVGAHFDTAFTSPGANDNGTGAAATVELARLFAQTQPDRTLRFVEFVNEEPPFFWTEQMGSRVYAQRCRDRGENIVAMLSLETMGYYSTADNSQKYPFPLNLVYPSQGNFIAFIGNIPSRQLVRRAIASFRQHAQFPSEGAALPAFLPGVGWSDHWAFWQSGYPAVMVTDTAPFRYPYYHTDFDTPDQIDYDRLTRVVLGLQQVIADLLK from the coding sequence ATGCGGCAGCAGAATGGGATGAGCGGTAAGCGGCATCGTCCTCCCCTGATCAATCGAGCAGCGATCGCCCGTTTAGCGGTAATTGGGATAACCATCCTTGTGGCGATCGCTGCCATTTGGTTGTTGTTATTGCGAATGCCTGGTCAGAGTTATCGAGGGGAGTTAACTCCTCTAAGTCAGTCCGCGATCGTTTTGCGCGATCGCCTGCGCCAGGAGGTCACCCGGTTGGCGACCGACATCGGACACCGCAACGCCCTGAATCCCCAACGACTGACTCAAAGCACTGAGTTTCTCACTGAGGCTCTCACCGAAGCAGGTTATACCGTCCGTTTGCAGGACTACCAGATCGATGGGCAACCCTTTTATAACCTGGAGGTCGAACGGTTAGGAACGCAGCATCCCGACGAGATTGTCGTGGTTGGAGCCCACTTTGACACCGCCTTTACCAGTCCCGGTGCAAACGATAACGGAACGGGTGCTGCTGCTACGGTAGAACTGGCTCGCCTGTTTGCCCAAACTCAACCCGATCGAACCCTCCGATTTGTCGAGTTTGTCAACGAGGAACCTCCCTTCTTTTGGACAGAGCAAATGGGGAGCCGGGTCTATGCTCAACGCTGCCGCGATCGTGGTGAAAACATTGTGGCGATGTTGAGCCTGGAGACGATGGGCTATTACTCAACCGCAGACAACAGCCAGAAGTATCCCTTTCCCCTCAATCTCGTCTATCCCTCACAGGGCAACTTCATCGCGTTCATCGGCAACATTCCATCGCGACAGTTGGTGAGACGGGCGATCGCCTCGTTTCGACAACACGCCCAATTTCCCTCAGAGGGAGCCGCATTGCCCGCGTTTCTACCGGGAGTTGGGTGGTCAGATCACTGGGCATTCTGGCAATCCGGATATCCAGCCGTGATGGTAACAGATACCGCTCCTTTTCGCTATCCCTATTACCACACTGACTTCGACACCCCTGATCAGATTGACTACGATCGCTTAACTCGCGTGGTGTTGGGTCTACAACAGGTAATTGCCGATTTGCTGAAGTGA
- a CDS encoding pilus assembly protein PilO, producing the protein MTAGDYIPDGSYDAEPNYPTVFGLKLTPATNGVLLAIFGLLAAGYVAYTFVKPVFDTSQQLSADIAAKEQQLLATEETQQRIQEARNQLQEAKQLQADVLTLFANQESMDTLLLDLNERVQSANAGIGDPDRRATLSRFARNDTASGVVSDGSFGAAVNGRLERQVYDVQMQGSFAQTQSIIRSIERLQPLLVVRNFKSELDTSTQAIVLDNQGRLTPAGQPVTRITTSYQLGALLPVSTPAAPAAPAATDPAAAGAAPAASPAP; encoded by the coding sequence ATGACGGCTGGAGACTACATTCCGGACGGCAGTTATGATGCCGAACCTAATTACCCGACAGTCTTTGGGCTCAAGTTGACTCCAGCCACCAATGGGGTCTTGTTAGCCATTTTTGGGCTGCTAGCAGCGGGTTATGTCGCTTACACGTTTGTCAAACCTGTGTTTGATACCTCGCAGCAGCTTAGTGCGGACATTGCGGCTAAGGAGCAGCAACTCCTGGCGACCGAGGAAACGCAGCAGCGCATTCAGGAGGCCCGCAACCAATTGCAGGAGGCGAAACAACTGCAAGCGGATGTGTTGACGCTGTTTGCGAACCAGGAGAGTATGGATACCCTGCTGTTGGACTTGAATGAGCGGGTGCAGTCTGCGAACGCCGGAATTGGGGACCCCGATCGCCGTGCGACCCTGTCTCGTTTTGCTCGCAACGACACAGCATCAGGCGTTGTGAGTGATGGGTCGTTTGGGGCAGCGGTAAACGGCAGATTAGAACGCCAGGTCTACGATGTGCAAATGCAAGGGTCGTTTGCTCAAACGCAATCGATTATTCGTAGCATTGAGCGTTTGCAACCATTGCTGGTGGTGCGCAACTTTAAGTCTGAACTGGACACCTCGACTCAGGCGATCGTCCTCGACAACCAGGGCAGATTGACACCTGCCGGACAACCCGTAACCCGGATCACCACGTCCTATCAGTTGGGTGCTTTGTTGCCTGTGTCTACTCCAGCGGCTCCGGCTGCACCCGCCGCCACTGACCCAGCTGCCGCAGGGGCGGCTCCGGCTGCAAGTCCAGCCCCTTAG
- a CDS encoding ABC transporter substrate-binding protein → MRRIRIWKKLGIFALLGMLLSWAISSCSPSSSQSQQSTSGAAEVEFWTMQLQPQFTDYFNQLITEFESNNPDIKVRWVDVPWADMQSKILTAVSAGTAPDVVNLNPDFAAQLAGRNAWLELDDQIPDEVKQQYLPKIWQASTLDGKSFGIPWYLTSSVAIYNSELLQQAGLDQPPSTYEELAQAAQTIKDATGKYAYFVTFVPEDSAEVMQSLVQMGVQLVDAEGKAAFNTPEGRAAFQFWTDLYQQDLLPKEVLTQGHRRGIELYQQGETAVLSSSPEFLKTIEINAPAIASQSVASAQLTGASGKRSVAVMNLVIPRSTDQPDAALKFALFVTNNDNQLTFAKAANVLPSTTDALADPHFTDLPDNATSVEKARSISAGQMRDAEVLLPPLKDIRELQKIIYNNLQAAMLGEKNVDQAVADAAAEWDER, encoded by the coding sequence ATGAGACGCATCAGAATTTGGAAGAAATTGGGTATCTTTGCCCTCCTGGGCATGTTACTGAGTTGGGCAATCAGCAGTTGTAGCCCATCCTCATCTCAATCACAACAATCGACATCCGGGGCAGCAGAAGTCGAATTTTGGACAATGCAACTTCAACCCCAATTTACCGATTACTTTAATCAGTTAATTACTGAGTTTGAAAGTAATAATCCTGACATCAAAGTGCGATGGGTTGATGTGCCCTGGGCAGATATGCAAAGCAAAATTTTGACGGCTGTATCGGCTGGAACTGCTCCCGATGTGGTGAACCTCAACCCTGATTTTGCGGCTCAACTGGCTGGACGCAACGCCTGGTTAGAGTTAGATGATCAAATTCCAGATGAGGTCAAACAACAATATTTACCGAAGATTTGGCAAGCCAGCACCCTGGATGGCAAGAGTTTTGGCATTCCCTGGTATCTCACCAGCAGTGTCGCTATTTATAACAGTGAGTTGTTGCAGCAAGCAGGTCTTGACCAACCCCCCAGTACTTATGAAGAGTTGGCACAGGCTGCACAAACGATTAAAGATGCCACAGGTAAGTATGCTTACTTTGTTACCTTTGTTCCGGAAGACTCGGCAGAAGTGATGCAATCCCTCGTGCAGATGGGTGTGCAACTGGTTGATGCCGAGGGCAAAGCGGCATTTAACACCCCTGAAGGCAGAGCAGCATTTCAGTTTTGGACAGACCTGTATCAACAAGACCTGTTACCTAAAGAAGTCTTGACTCAGGGACACCGACGCGGCATCGAACTCTATCAACAGGGCGAAACCGCCGTGCTTTCCTCCAGTCCTGAGTTTCTCAAAACGATCGAGATCAATGCTCCAGCGATCGCCAGTCAATCTGTTGCCTCCGCCCAACTCACAGGCGCGAGTGGCAAACGGAGTGTAGCAGTGATGAATCTGGTCATTCCCCGCAGCACCGACCAACCGGATGCAGCCCTCAAGTTTGCCCTATTTGTCACTAATAATGACAATCAACTCACATTTGCGAAAGCTGCGAACGTGTTGCCCTCGACGACTGATGCGCTGGCTGATCCACACTTTACCGATCTCCCAGACAACGCCACCTCGGTTGAAAAAGCGCGCTCAATCAGTGCAGGACAAATGCGAGATGCAGAAGTGTTGTTGCCTCCGCTCAAAGACATTCGAGAACTGCAAAAGATCATTTACAACAACTTACAGGCTGCCATGTTAGGCGAAAAGAACGTCGATCAAGCCGTTGCCGATGCGGCAGCAGAATGGGATGAGCGGTAA
- the pilM gene encoding type IV pilus assembly protein PilM — MASVLKNLFAKKTRGVGIELTPERVNLARLKRKGQGFQLVTLASADVPEGIFQEGQIVDSASMAQIIQTLLNESKVKTKYAATAIPGGRDTVTRIIPVPAELDDRELREMVLNQEAGLYLPFPREEADVDYQKLGFFVDEDGIEKVQVLLVATRKEVTDSYISTFQQAGLAINVLEISSFALIRTIREQLRQFTPQEAAAIVDIEFESTEISIVVDGVPQFSRTVPIGTYQVQTALSRAMNLPPSRNTDLLQGMTVPVTPMDSVSGAPKMGGTNPGTAAMLRILGELADELRRSIDFYLNQGDNLEVAQLLLAGPGGAIGQLDEFFSQRLSLPTSQIDPVAALSLEVEQDIPSLQRSGLGVVLGLGLREAW; from the coding sequence GTGGCTAGTGTCCTCAAGAATTTGTTCGCAAAGAAAACCAGAGGGGTTGGCATAGAGTTAACTCCTGAACGAGTTAATCTGGCTCGTCTCAAGCGTAAAGGTCAAGGGTTTCAGTTAGTCACTCTGGCTTCGGCAGATGTGCCAGAAGGCATTTTTCAAGAGGGACAAATTGTCGATTCGGCATCGATGGCTCAGATCATTCAGACACTGCTGAATGAAAGCAAAGTCAAAACCAAGTATGCGGCAACCGCAATTCCCGGTGGACGCGATACGGTAACGCGGATTATTCCGGTTCCCGCTGAGTTAGACGATCGCGAATTGCGAGAGATGGTGCTGAACCAGGAAGCCGGGTTGTATTTGCCCTTCCCTCGTGAAGAGGCAGATGTGGACTATCAAAAGCTGGGCTTCTTTGTTGATGAAGATGGCATTGAAAAAGTCCAGGTGTTGTTGGTCGCCACGCGCAAAGAGGTGACGGATTCCTACATCAGCACCTTCCAACAGGCGGGTCTGGCAATTAATGTGCTGGAAATCAGCAGTTTTGCCTTGATTCGCACCATCCGAGAACAGTTGCGGCAATTCACGCCCCAAGAGGCAGCGGCAATTGTTGATATTGAATTTGAGAGTACTGAAATCTCCATCGTGGTGGATGGGGTGCCACAGTTCTCCCGAACCGTACCGATCGGCACCTATCAGGTGCAAACCGCCTTGAGTCGGGCAATGAATTTGCCTCCGTCGCGCAACACCGATTTGTTACAAGGCATGACGGTTCCCGTTACCCCAATGGACAGCGTCAGCGGTGCGCCCAAGATGGGTGGTACAAATCCGGGAACGGCTGCCATGCTGCGAATATTGGGTGAGTTGGCGGATGAGTTGCGGCGATCGATCGACTTTTATCTCAATCAGGGTGACAACTTAGAAGTCGCACAACTACTTCTGGCAGGTCCAGGTGGGGCGATCGGACAACTGGATGAGTTTTTCTCACAGCGACTCAGCCTTCCCACTAGCCAAATTGACCCGGTTGCGGCGTTATCGCTGGAGGTCGAACAAGACATTCCATCCTTACAACGCTCTGGGTTAGGAGTGGTCTTGGGGCTAGGGTTACGAGAAGCGTGGTGA
- the cobD gene encoding threonine-phosphate decarboxylase CobD, with protein sequence MAQPTHGGNITWAAELAGCSPSSILDFSASINPLGPPQSAIAAIQASLSTLRDYPDPDYRQLRSRLSQVHNLAPEWILPGNGSAELLTWASRELAELSSVYLMTPAFSDYLRALKAFHARIVPCPLDLMTRSIAGLEDDVQQALQAMVVAAQTHASCGLLINNPHNPTGHLLKRAVLLSALQSFDLVVVDEAFMDFLPHEQDQSVIDWVQKYANLVVLRSLTKFYSLPGLRLGYAIAHPDRLRRWQQWRDPWSVNTPAAAAAEAVLGDYEFQQQTWNWLAEARSHLFQGLSALPGLHPYPGAANYLLVRCDRSAVKLQHQLLKQHQILIRDCVSFPELGDRFFRVAVRTQAENQRLLDGLTNVLRTNNLLE encoded by the coding sequence GTGGCGCAACCCACTCATGGGGGGAACATTACCTGGGCAGCAGAGCTGGCAGGTTGTTCCCCTTCGTCAATCCTAGATTTTTCAGCCAGCATCAACCCTCTGGGGCCACCCCAGTCGGCGATCGCTGCCATTCAAGCTAGCCTCTCAACGCTGCGCGATTATCCTGATCCCGACTATCGGCAGTTGCGATCGAGGCTTAGCCAGGTTCACAATCTTGCGCCGGAATGGATTCTGCCGGGGAACGGTTCTGCCGAGTTATTAACCTGGGCGAGCCGGGAACTGGCAGAATTGTCGTCGGTTTATCTGATGACCCCTGCCTTTAGCGACTATCTGCGAGCCCTCAAGGCGTTTCATGCAAGGATTGTGCCGTGTCCGCTTGATCTGATGACTCGTTCCATTGCAGGGCTTGAGGATGATGTGCAACAGGCATTGCAGGCGATGGTAGTTGCGGCTCAAACCCATGCATCTTGTGGGCTGTTGATCAACAATCCTCACAACCCAACGGGGCACTTGTTAAAGCGAGCGGTTCTTTTGTCGGCTTTACAAAGTTTTGATCTGGTTGTTGTGGATGAGGCATTTATGGATTTTTTGCCTCATGAGCAAGATCAAAGTGTAATTGACTGGGTTCAGAAATATGCCAACTTAGTCGTGTTGCGATCGCTCACCAAGTTTTACAGCCTGCCGGGATTGCGGTTGGGCTATGCGATCGCCCATCCTGATCGGTTGCGTCGCTGGCAACAGTGGCGTGACCCCTGGAGTGTCAACACACCTGCCGCCGCCGCCGCAGAAGCGGTGCTTGGCGATTACGAATTTCAACAACAGACCTGGAACTGGTTAGCCGAAGCACGATCGCACCTGTTTCAGGGTTTAAGTGCGTTGCCGGGGCTACATCCCTATCCTGGTGCAGCGAATTATTTGCTGGTTCGTTGCGATCGCTCTGCTGTCAAGTTGCAACATCAGTTACTCAAACAGCACCAAATTTTAATTCGCGATTGCGTTAGTTTCCCTGAATTGGGCGATCGCTTCTTTCGCGTTGCTGTCCGCACTCAGGCTGAAAATCAACGGTTGCTGGATGGGTTAACGAATGTTTTGAGAACTAATAATCTATTAGAGTAA
- a CDS encoding PilN domain-containing protein yields MYSLDINFLNDRAERATEAGPVQTRTASDSNRPLFIGLAVGIFPLALVLVSWFLLQQRNAALQARQAELDTRLTALQAQLTEVDTINAQIAQINAENQALATVFDRIKPWSAILQDVRDRVPTGVQVSLIEQKDPASLPGAAAAAPPPPPAAPADPNQPAAPAAVPEPPPDVIEVSGQARTFNDVNDFLLTLQRSPFLQADQTRLVTAELVDNPTQIRFADEQNSGNVEVQLPRVVQFRIQSTLTTLPASELLQDLERTLAVGLPARIEALRERGVIQP; encoded by the coding sequence ATGTATAGCCTTGATATTAATTTTCTCAATGACCGGGCTGAACGTGCCACCGAAGCGGGACCCGTTCAAACGAGGACAGCTTCGGATAGCAATCGCCCCCTCTTTATTGGTCTAGCTGTAGGGATTTTCCCGCTGGCGTTGGTGTTGGTGTCCTGGTTTCTGCTGCAACAGCGCAATGCTGCCTTGCAAGCACGGCAAGCTGAGTTGGATACCCGCTTGACTGCACTACAAGCCCAGTTGACCGAGGTAGACACTATCAATGCCCAAATTGCTCAAATCAACGCTGAGAACCAGGCATTGGCGACGGTGTTTGACCGAATCAAGCCCTGGTCGGCGATTTTGCAAGATGTTCGCGATCGCGTCCCTACTGGAGTTCAGGTTTCTCTCATTGAGCAGAAAGACCCTGCCAGTTTACCTGGTGCGGCTGCGGCTGCGCCCCCACCTCCACCGGCGGCACCTGCTGACCCTAACCAACCTGCGGCACCTGCGGCGGTACCCGAACCCCCCCCTGATGTCATCGAAGTCTCTGGACAGGCGCGAACCTTTAACGATGTCAACGACTTTTTGTTGACACTCCAGCGATCGCCCTTCTTGCAAGCTGATCAAACCCGGTTGGTGACGGCTGAGTTGGTGGATAATCCAACTCAAATTCGATTTGCCGATGAGCAAAATTCTGGAAATGTCGAAGTACAGCTTCCCAGAGTTGTACAGTTCAGAATCCAAAGCACTCTAACGACCCTACCTGCGTCTGAACTGTTACAGGATTTAGAACGAACATTGGCGGTTGGTTTGCCCGCCAGAATTGAAGCCCTGCGTGAAAGAGGAGTAATTCAACCATGA